One Mycolicibacterium sarraceniae genomic window carries:
- a CDS encoding acyl carrier protein — protein MDSSTISGELASIFREDLQIDVSRFTPDSHLIDEVGLDSVAFAVGMVAIEEKLGVVLSEEELLACNTLADLDTAIRNKAQG, from the coding sequence ATGGACTCTTCGACGATCAGTGGCGAGCTGGCGAGCATCTTCCGTGAAGATCTCCAGATCGACGTGTCTCGGTTCACACCGGATTCCCACCTGATCGATGAGGTCGGACTCGATTCGGTGGCCTTCGCGGTCGGCATGGTCGCCATCGAGGAGAAGCTCGGCGTTGTGCTGTCGGAGGAAGAGTTGCTGGCCTGCAACACCCTCGCTGACCTCGACACAGCGATCCGCAATAAAGCACAGGGATGA
- a CDS encoding sugar phosphate isomerase/epimerase family protein encodes MVRPGCDVARIAGVTRPISLAPLTVLELDPAEMVECAAQAGFDAVGLRLIRATDAEPLRPTIGMTPLIRETRRRLDDTGLALIDIEVLRLTPQTRIRRDFAAFVETGAYLGASQILVTGNDPDHARLADNLGELADLAADYALAANLEPMPWTDVANLQQGAAIVARCGHPNVGLLVDALHYDRALNTPADLAALPSDWFRYVQICDGVPERPTTVEALRYQGRNARLFPGAGNIDLVGMLRALPRDVPVSVEAPVLWQASALDRSRAALCGAREVLDLADADCRHLA; translated from the coding sequence ATGGTGAGACCCGGATGTGACGTCGCCCGGATAGCTGGTGTGACCCGCCCGATCTCGTTGGCGCCGCTCACGGTGCTTGAGCTGGACCCTGCTGAGATGGTCGAGTGCGCAGCGCAGGCCGGTTTCGATGCGGTCGGGCTTCGCCTGATCCGTGCCACCGACGCCGAGCCGCTGCGCCCCACGATCGGCATGACCCCGCTGATTCGCGAGACCCGCCGCAGGCTCGATGACACCGGGTTGGCCTTGATCGATATCGAGGTCCTACGCCTGACACCTCAAACCCGGATCCGGCGTGACTTCGCCGCCTTCGTCGAGACCGGTGCCTACTTGGGCGCCAGTCAGATCCTCGTCACCGGCAACGACCCCGATCACGCCCGCCTCGCCGACAATTTGGGCGAACTTGCCGATCTGGCAGCCGATTACGCGTTGGCAGCCAATCTCGAGCCGATGCCGTGGACGGATGTCGCGAACCTTCAGCAGGGCGCAGCCATCGTGGCCCGCTGCGGCCACCCCAATGTCGGGCTACTGGTCGACGCCCTGCACTACGACCGGGCACTGAACACTCCGGCGGATCTGGCGGCGTTGCCCAGCGATTGGTTTCGTTACGTCCAGATCTGTGACGGTGTGCCCGAGCGGCCGACGACCGTCGAGGCCTTGCGGTACCAGGGCCGCAATGCGCGGCTGTTCCCTGGTGCCGGGAACATCGACCTGGTTGGGATGCTGCGTGCGCTTCCGCGCGATGTTCCGGTCAGCGTGGAGGCGCCGGTGCTGTGGCAGGCCTCGGCGCTCGATCGCAGCCGTGCGGCACTGTGCGGCGCGCGGGAGGTCCTTGACCTCGCGGACGCCGACTGCCGGCATCTGGCCTGA
- a CDS encoding flavin-containing monooxygenase produces MKVCVVGAGPCGLTTVKQLLDEGHDVVCFDKNPDIGGIWLRYDGDGDQMKAYDDLYLTISMKLMAYSDYPFQGERRFYSRGEYFDYLNAYADRFGLGERIRFGSEVTTIQRVSDRWVVSVRRDGIDSKEPFDAVAVCSGPFKTPNRSIEGLENFTGEIVHSCEYRNNERFRGKRVLIVGLAESGADIVRQVGDVAASCTLSIRSYSYLLPRVSDRNRTTDHGTVRAHHHEMYRRATTYPLEFQTFWGRSTLAKVLFLAMSVVYGFATSVLGMFGVRRDAGAESALNPMGESIDPARLDVATLDNAENWKLIETWNRRSHPEGSWSPRRIFCKNVSFIPSIAAGRVTLNDAGIESSVGNTVTFRDSGKGEFDTVVLCTGFEHDFAIGDLDVKDGNVRNLYKHFLHPEFNGTAAFIGFVRPFSGGIPICAEMQARFFARVCSGRQQLPADLDAVIAREKEWEEHWTALSPRQTESIPSQVMYLDSLAREIGCLVPMRKMLFNPKLFIQLWFGSFNQSGYRIVGPHNLGRTALADLYSEPVENRRDMALRHALLQLTPSFVHQKHMMGTPTLNWVDSPLLGGTYSSSESPAPVLVSSRALG; encoded by the coding sequence ATGAAGGTCTGTGTCGTCGGAGCGGGTCCGTGTGGACTCACGACTGTCAAGCAGCTCCTCGATGAAGGCCACGACGTTGTGTGCTTCGACAAGAACCCGGATATCGGCGGCATCTGGCTTCGCTACGACGGCGATGGCGACCAGATGAAGGCCTACGACGACCTGTACCTCACCATCTCGATGAAACTGATGGCCTACTCGGACTATCCGTTCCAGGGGGAGCGGAGGTTCTACTCACGGGGCGAATACTTCGACTACCTCAACGCGTATGCCGATCGCTTCGGTCTGGGCGAGCGCATCCGATTCGGCAGCGAAGTCACCACTATCCAACGGGTTTCGGATCGCTGGGTGGTGTCGGTGCGCCGTGACGGTATCGATTCCAAGGAACCATTCGACGCTGTGGCGGTGTGCTCCGGACCGTTCAAGACCCCGAACCGGAGCATCGAAGGGCTCGAGAACTTCACCGGTGAGATCGTGCATTCCTGCGAGTACCGGAACAACGAGCGTTTCCGCGGCAAGCGTGTGCTGATCGTCGGTCTTGCCGAGTCGGGAGCCGATATTGTTCGCCAGGTCGGCGACGTCGCCGCTTCCTGCACGCTGTCCATCCGGTCGTACTCCTATTTGTTGCCCCGAGTGTCGGACCGAAACCGGACGACCGATCATGGCACCGTGCGGGCCCATCACCACGAGATGTATCGCCGTGCCACCACCTATCCCCTGGAATTTCAAACCTTCTGGGGGCGCAGCACACTCGCGAAAGTGCTGTTCCTGGCGATGTCGGTGGTCTATGGCTTCGCCACCTCGGTGCTCGGCATGTTCGGCGTGCGCCGTGACGCGGGTGCCGAGTCGGCCCTCAACCCGATGGGCGAGTCCATCGATCCCGCGAGACTCGACGTGGCGACGCTGGATAATGCCGAGAACTGGAAGCTGATCGAGACGTGGAATCGCCGTTCCCACCCGGAGGGCAGTTGGAGCCCGCGGCGCATCTTCTGCAAGAACGTCAGCTTCATCCCCTCCATCGCGGCCGGCCGAGTCACCCTGAACGATGCGGGCATTGAATCCTCGGTCGGCAACACCGTCACGTTCCGGGACTCGGGTAAGGGCGAGTTCGACACTGTCGTGCTGTGCACGGGTTTCGAACACGATTTCGCCATCGGCGACCTTGACGTCAAAGACGGCAATGTCCGCAACCTCTACAAACACTTCCTGCATCCCGAGTTCAACGGGACGGCGGCTTTCATCGGCTTCGTCCGGCCGTTCTCGGGCGGAATTCCGATCTGCGCGGAAATGCAGGCCCGCTTTTTCGCGCGGGTGTGCAGCGGTAGGCAACAGTTGCCTGCCGACCTCGATGCCGTCATCGCGCGGGAGAAGGAATGGGAAGAGCACTGGACAGCACTGAGCCCGCGACAGACCGAGTCGATCCCCTCACAGGTGATGTATCTGGACTCGCTGGCGCGTGAGATCGGCTGCCTCGTTCCGATGCGCAAGATGTTGTTCAACCCGAAGTTGTTCATCCAGTTGTGGTTTGGCAGCTTCAATCAGTCCGGCTACCGGATCGTCGGGCCGCACAACCTTGGGCGGACTGCTCTGGCGGACCTCTATTCCGAGCCCGTCGAGAACCGTCGGGACATGGCGTTGCGCCATGCACTCCTTCAGTTGACACCGTCGTTCGTGCACCAGAAACACATGATGGGCACGCCGACCCTGAACTGGGTGGACAGTCCGCTGCTGGGCGGCACCTATAGTTCCTCGGAGTCGCCTGCGCCGGTGTTGGTGTCCAGCCGAGCCCTGGGTTGA
- a CDS encoding cation:proton antiporter yields MPLGAALQGLTVLAVIVIGSVIVGDLFGRFGQPRVLGPIVVGTAMGTTLAACPESIRGVLIPTTSRQLLDAVGTAGLLLLMFAAGNELRRFGKLGDTSIGWRVAPCVVIPIGVSVLAAWPFAARLGVADHHDAYGWLFVGIALGVTAVPVLVLIVKDLGIGLLPVAQAALRISVVTDGFAWILVTSLVVVSHASALSPGTLAIGAALLVVAVFVIPRVVSRTDALQQGTSLAVMMAVSALVGATATQLLGFHPAIGAVIAGFSFPAALGEASSGRGFNSVVNVLWPAFFVSIAMSVPLQALHDLVSWRGLACVGILWFVALGSKLGAGFVFGSISRWPWRQSAKLGVLLDCRGVTEIAIASVGFQARLISPFAFAMLCGLAIATTAITAPLYRWLGNDTTSARETPEVATA; encoded by the coding sequence ATGCCACTCGGGGCCGCGCTACAAGGACTGACCGTTCTGGCCGTGATTGTGATCGGCTCGGTGATAGTGGGAGATCTGTTCGGCAGGTTCGGTCAGCCAAGGGTTCTCGGGCCGATCGTCGTCGGCACCGCGATGGGTACCACGTTGGCAGCGTGCCCCGAATCGATTCGGGGAGTGCTCATTCCCACGACATCGCGCCAACTTCTCGACGCGGTGGGAACCGCTGGCCTGCTTCTCTTGATGTTCGCGGCCGGTAATGAACTGCGGCGCTTCGGCAAGCTGGGCGACACGTCCATCGGATGGCGGGTCGCGCCGTGTGTCGTCATCCCGATCGGTGTGTCCGTACTGGCGGCGTGGCCATTCGCTGCGCGCCTCGGTGTAGCAGATCACCACGACGCGTATGGCTGGCTTTTCGTGGGTATCGCGCTGGGTGTCACGGCGGTGCCGGTGCTGGTATTGATCGTCAAGGACTTGGGAATCGGGTTGCTGCCTGTCGCGCAAGCGGCGCTGCGCATCTCCGTCGTCACCGATGGTTTTGCCTGGATCCTGGTGACTTCCTTGGTCGTTGTCTCGCATGCCAGCGCGCTGTCACCCGGGACGCTGGCGATCGGGGCGGCTCTGCTGGTGGTCGCCGTATTCGTCATTCCGCGGGTGGTATCCCGCACCGATGCGCTCCAACAGGGCACTTCACTGGCGGTCATGATGGCGGTCTCTGCGCTCGTCGGGGCCACGGCGACACAGCTTCTCGGCTTTCATCCGGCGATCGGTGCGGTGATCGCGGGGTTCTCCTTCCCCGCCGCGCTGGGCGAAGCCTCCTCGGGCCGAGGGTTCAATTCGGTGGTCAACGTGCTGTGGCCGGCCTTCTTCGTCAGCATCGCGATGTCGGTCCCGTTGCAGGCGTTGCACGATCTGGTGAGTTGGCGCGGGTTGGCGTGCGTCGGCATCTTGTGGTTCGTGGCGTTGGGGTCGAAGCTGGGGGCCGGCTTCGTATTCGGGTCGATCAGCCGATGGCCATGGCGGCAGTCGGCCAAACTGGGTGTGCTGCTGGACTGCCGTGGCGTCACCGAGATCGCCATCGCATCCGTCGGTTTCCAGGCACGGTTGATCAGTCCCTTCGCGTTCGCAATGCTGTGCGGTCTGGCGATCGCCACCACGGCGATCACCGCTCCGCTGTATCGCTGGCTGGGCAACGACACCACCAGCGCGCGAGAAACGCCGGAAGTCGCGACTGCCTAG